A genomic window from Peromyscus maniculatus bairdii isolate BWxNUB_F1_BW_parent chromosome 1, HU_Pman_BW_mat_3.1, whole genome shotgun sequence includes:
- the LOC102926296 gene encoding olfactory receptor 51V1-like: MYAFSVTNSSCSGFALTGFPGLEIYYLWISVPFSIIYVTVFLGNCMVLHVIWTEPSLHQPMFYFLAMLALTDLCMGLSTINTVLGILWGFIQEISLDVCIAQSYFIHGLSCMESSVLLAMSFDRYIAICNPLRYSSILTNDKIVKIGVAILCRSSMLIPPVIIRLKFLNYCRPHFLSHSFCLHQDLIRMACSDIRFNSFYALALVICTLLLDAVLILASYVMILHTVLSIASQEERIKSLQTCVSHISAVLVFYIPIIGLTMVHRFGKHLSPLVHVLMGNIYILFPPLINPIIYSIKTQQIRIRIQRLFSFNGT, translated from the coding sequence ATGTATGCTTTCTCTGTCACAAACTCCAGTTGCTCTGGGTTTGCTTTGACTGGTTTCCCTGGTTTAGAGATTTATTACCTCTGGATCTCTGTCCCCTTCTCCATCATCTATGTGACAGTGTTCCTGGGAAACTGCATGGTGTTGCATGTGATCTGGACTGAGCCAAGCCTGCACCAGCCCATGTTCTATTTCCTGGCCATGTTAGCCCTCACAGATCTGTGCATGGGGCTGTCCACTATCAACACAGTCCTGGGTATCCTTTGGGGCTTCATTCAAGAGATCAGTCTTGATGTCTGCATTGCACAGTCTTATTTCATTCATGGTTTGTCCTGCATGGAGTCCTCTGTCCTCCTTGCCATGTCTTTTGACCGCTACATTGCCATTTGCAACCCTCTACGCTATTCCTCTATCCTAACCAATGACAAAATAGTGAAAATTGGAGTGGCCATCTTATGTAGGAGTTCTATGCTCATTCCTCCAGTCATCATCCGCCTGAAGTTCTTAAATTACTGCCGGCCTcatttcctctctcactctttctgccTGCACCAAGACTTAATTCGAATGGCATGTTCAGATATCCGCTTCAACAGCTTCTATGCTCTGGCTCTGGTAATTTGCACCCTATTGTTGGATGCTGTGCTCATTCTTGCCTCCTATGTGATGATCCTACACACAGTTCTATCCATTGCTTCCCAGGAGGAGAGAATCAAGTCCTTGCAGACTTGTGTATCTCACATCTCTGCTGTTTTGGTTTTCTACATCCCCATCATTGGTCTGACCATGGTTCACCGCTTTGGGAAGCACCTCTCTCCACTGGTTCATGTCCTCATGGGCAACATCTACATCCTTTTCCCACCCTTGATAAACCCCATTATATACAGTATCAAGACTCAACAGATACGAATAAGAATCCAGAGACTGTTTTCCTTTAATGGAACCTAA